A genomic region of Polyangiaceae bacterium contains the following coding sequences:
- a CDS encoding matrixin family metalloprotease codes for MHMRVAIAAMFALVGTLYAHSASAYCRTTSCPGVGTGARCEPALPTDCGKELFWKNPCVSFSMQQDASTQVYITTATKIFEEAFALWTNADCGGGKHPRISVVDLGPVECRVHEYNKKAGNANVIMFQDAEWPHAGGGSTLALTTVTYNVDTGEIYDADMELNSANVAFTTGDKDVKYDLASIAAHETGHFLGLSHSTDGTATMFSDYSPGAMGLRTLEPDDIKAICAAYPPGDPIPSTCDPTPRRGFESVCSPSPIAEDDGNCSTTPGGTRAPNAMAAASLLLAFGWFTKRRRDRSRRS; via the coding sequence ATGCACATGCGCGTCGCCATCGCCGCGATGTTCGCGCTCGTCGGCACTCTGTATGCACACAGCGCCTCGGCCTACTGCCGCACGACGAGTTGTCCGGGGGTCGGAACCGGCGCGCGCTGCGAACCGGCTTTGCCCACCGATTGCGGCAAAGAGTTGTTCTGGAAAAACCCTTGCGTCAGCTTCTCGATGCAGCAGGACGCAAGCACTCAAGTCTACATAACAACGGCCACGAAGATCTTCGAAGAGGCGTTCGCTCTTTGGACGAACGCCGATTGTGGCGGAGGCAAACATCCGCGCATCAGCGTCGTGGACCTCGGTCCGGTCGAGTGTCGCGTGCACGAGTACAACAAGAAAGCGGGCAATGCGAACGTGATCATGTTTCAGGACGCGGAGTGGCCGCATGCCGGGGGTGGCAGCACGCTCGCGCTGACGACCGTGACGTACAACGTGGATACGGGGGAAATCTACGACGCCGACATGGAGCTCAATTCGGCGAACGTCGCATTCACGACTGGCGACAAGGACGTCAAGTACGACTTGGCATCGATCGCTGCCCATGAAACGGGGCATTTTTTGGGTTTGTCGCACTCGACCGATGGAACCGCGACGATGTTCTCGGATTATTCGCCAGGAGCAATGGGCCTCCGGACGCTCGAGCCCGACGACATCAAAGCGATTTGCGCGGCATATCCTCCAGGCGATCCGATTCCATCCACCTGTGATCCAACGCCTCGCCGAGGATTCGAATCGGTATGTTCGCCTTCGCCCATCGCCGAAGACGATGGGAATTGTTCGACGACACCCGGCGGGACGCGAGCACCGAATGCGATGGCTGCAGCATCGCTCCTTTTGGCATTTGGTTGGTTCACCAAGCGTCGCCGAGATCGTTCACGTCGTTCATGA
- a CDS encoding OmpA family protein, translating into MRTSMGTKWLFCMTAMGAVASAAATADAQESGAPQSIALERFYAAPAGDRLFGVPSPYAAGHKVPHVALYIDYAHDPLILRRKDNLEYGASVVSNQLFLRANGSFALWNRLLINLDVPVALIQTGDDAPNKFNIRSPSGPDFGDIRLGLRFRILGEYDSRFQLGVNGYFWFPTGTGNYVTDGWFRGLPQVVVGGRVITERLPAFVYSAAVGPEIRSAIQYFDRIPLGSTFSIAGGVGVLLGKDKQIQVGPEFSVITSLRQVTDQNLNAELLFGGKYRFMTNWEAGLALGPGLSGGIGTPDVRMVASVAYTPPWAPKDTDGDGIYDREDACVQIKGIRHKDPKKHGCPSDRDGDTIIDVQDACPDVKGILHPDPRKNGCPPDADEDGILDPVDACVTVKGIPHKDPKKHGCPSDRDDDGIYDAVDACPDVKGVPNKDPKKHGCPPDRDEDGIPDAEDACPDVPGIRTGDPKTNGCPGDTDGDGILNDVDACPDVKGEPDLENPAQHGCPKRQNVVIREGEIVILQQVQFDTGKATIRPVSNPLLDEVAAVLKEHPEVLKVEVQGHTDPRGGKILNTKLSQARSESVRNALIKRGIEGERMTAMGYGFDRPIATNKTAEGMQKNRRVQFIVLERRLKDGTIKKYDNAPPVVVEETRTTGGRPAPRPGGPAKPPAGPAKPPPAPGKAPPAKAPPAKAPPPAKAPPPAKPPVKPPPPPVKKAGTKK; encoded by the coding sequence ATGCGAACTTCGATGGGAACCAAGTGGCTCTTCTGCATGACGGCGATGGGGGCCGTTGCAAGTGCCGCCGCAACAGCCGACGCACAAGAGTCCGGTGCGCCTCAATCGATCGCGCTTGAACGGTTTTACGCAGCTCCCGCAGGCGATCGGTTGTTCGGCGTGCCCTCGCCGTATGCTGCCGGGCACAAGGTGCCGCATGTGGCGCTGTACATCGATTATGCCCATGACCCCTTGATTCTCCGCCGAAAAGACAACCTCGAGTACGGCGCGAGCGTCGTGAGCAATCAGTTGTTTCTCCGGGCAAACGGATCGTTTGCCCTATGGAACCGCCTCCTCATCAACCTCGACGTACCCGTTGCGCTCATCCAAACCGGCGACGATGCGCCCAACAAGTTCAACATCCGATCCCCGAGCGGTCCGGATTTCGGCGACATCCGTCTCGGCCTGCGATTTCGCATCCTTGGCGAGTACGACAGCAGATTTCAGCTCGGCGTGAATGGGTACTTCTGGTTTCCCACGGGCACGGGCAACTATGTGACCGATGGTTGGTTCCGCGGATTGCCTCAGGTCGTCGTTGGCGGGCGCGTGATTACCGAGCGGCTGCCGGCCTTCGTGTACTCGGCGGCGGTAGGTCCCGAGATTCGATCGGCGATTCAATATTTCGACAGGATCCCGTTGGGATCGACGTTTTCCATCGCCGGCGGCGTCGGCGTTCTGCTCGGCAAAGACAAGCAAATTCAAGTCGGTCCGGAGTTCAGCGTCATCACGTCGCTGCGCCAAGTGACGGATCAGAACCTGAACGCGGAACTGCTGTTCGGCGGCAAATACCGGTTCATGACGAACTGGGAAGCCGGCCTCGCGCTCGGCCCCGGTTTGTCCGGGGGCATCGGCACACCCGACGTGCGTATGGTGGCATCGGTCGCGTACACGCCACCTTGGGCGCCGAAAGACACCGATGGCGACGGCATCTACGACCGTGAAGACGCGTGCGTGCAGATCAAGGGCATCCGGCACAAGGATCCGAAGAAGCACGGTTGTCCGTCCGATCGCGATGGAGACACGATCATCGACGTGCAGGACGCGTGCCCCGACGTGAAGGGCATTCTGCATCCCGATCCGCGCAAGAATGGTTGCCCGCCCGATGCAGACGAAGACGGCATCCTCGATCCGGTCGACGCGTGCGTGACGGTCAAAGGCATCCCGCACAAGGATCCGAAGAAGCACGGTTGCCCGTCCGATCGTGACGACGACGGCATCTACGATGCGGTGGATGCTTGTCCGGACGTCAAGGGCGTGCCGAACAAGGATCCGAAGAAGCACGGTTGTCCGCCCGATCGTGACGAAGACGGCATCCCCGATGCGGAAGACGCTTGTCCGGACGTACCGGGTATCCGAACGGGTGATCCAAAGACCAACGGCTGCCCCGGAGACACCGATGGCGACGGCATCCTCAACGACGTCGACGCGTGCCCCGACGTCAAGGGCGAGCCGGATCTCGAGAATCCTGCGCAGCATGGATGCCCGAAGCGCCAGAACGTCGTCATCCGCGAAGGCGAAATCGTCATCTTGCAGCAGGTGCAATTCGACACGGGCAAGGCGACGATTCGGCCGGTCAGCAATCCGCTGCTCGACGAGGTTGCCGCGGTGCTGAAAGAGCATCCCGAAGTGCTGAAGGTCGAGGTTCAGGGGCACACGGATCCGCGTGGCGGCAAAATCCTCAACACGAAGCTCTCGCAAGCGCGCTCCGAGTCTGTCCGGAATGCGCTCATCAAGCGAGGCATCGAAGGCGAACGCATGACGGCCATGGGGTATGGATTCGACAGGCCCATCGCGACGAACAAGACGGCCGAAGGGATGCAAAAGAACCGTCGCGTGCAGTTCATCGTCCTCGAACGCAGGCTCAAGGACGGGACGATCAAGAAGTACGACAACGCGCCGCCTGTCGTGGTCGAAGAGACCAGGACGACGGGAGGTCGACCAGCGCCGAGGCCAGGTGGTCCGGCCAAACCTCCGGCTGGTCCGGCCAAACCTCCGCCCGCACCAGGCAAAGCTCCGCCGGCGAAAGCTCCGCCGGCGAAAGCTCCTCCGCCGGCCAAGGCTCCTCCGCCGGCGAAACCTCCCGTCAAGCCTCCGCCGCCGCCCGTGAAGAAAGCCGGCACGAAGAAGTAA
- a CDS encoding isoleucine--tRNA ligase, which yields MNGGPSSREKLFEPVRPELDFPTDEAKILAFWKERQIFQKTLNASSRATGASKGTFVFYEGPPTANGMPHNGHVLTRAVKDVFPRYKTMRGYDVPRKAGWDTHGLPVEVEVEKELRIHGKADIERYGVEPFVARCIESVFRYTDAWEKLTDKIGFWVDLPDAYVTYHRSYVESVWWSLANLYSKGLLYKGEKVVWWWAQGGTALSAAEVGQGYKTVDDPSVFVAFPFVDDPTTALCVWTTTPWTLPSNMYAAVRADFDYVVVDAGDRKLVMAEGLRESIAKKLGKDLPILSTSKGSDLVGKKYAPPFDLFAASAKEHEAVYSVITADFVTLDAGTGIVHIAPAFGEDDHAAHRALLKTNHNLPLLCAVKPDGTFIDAMGKYAGRWVKDSDKDLIKDLEHAGKLVHAETYRHEYPFCWRSDEDPLIQYARPAWYIRTTALIDRAIANNQTVNWLPEHIKSGRFGDFLANNVDWALSRERYWGTPLPIWVNDVTGSIEAIDSVATLRGKLGNNVAEIEADLAKTHPKMAEHLLVHKPWIDKITFQKEGEKGTYRRVGDVIDCWYDSGAMPFAQWGFPHAKGSHEKFDRAFPADFISEAIDQTRGWFYSLLMISTLVFDEETQKKVGLSRVRNYPLPYETCVVLGHVGDREGKKESKSKGNYTPPEIILDRVRMEFVAATGENAKVGSIPEGTAYIAREDYEGLDLSGESAKVHLYRGDRTGQVFPIELRPATGKLKLPRRVVALSDADIAKLGLSPHAEPLRIMPNDVPRLPKDSRVYVEDPSAPAPGADAFRWFFYASSPPWTNTRHSLTNVRATQKEFAIKIRNVWSFFVIYANIDGFNPAKKNPDARGLSPADLAKSEGYRPVTERGLLDRWFLSELALATRDVTQHLDNYRLYEAAQRLVDLVDALSNWYVRRSRARFWSPTEAASAEAARDKHDAYFTLYESLVTIARLIAPFMPFFADELYQSLVRAPWPASQPESVHLVAWPEPDAAAIDESLAVEMRAVRELVSLGLQVRTTNKLKVRQPLSRADIVVSSHSMRAALAKHAALIAEEINVHEVRFLEPGQEGQAVRYVLKPNFRALGPKLGKKVQIAKQILAKADAAALRSELVTNGSVSIDIDGEAVSLGTEEIEVVVEAGKDFAAAGGKTGVVVLHTALTDELRDEGLAREILSRVQGLRKDIQLGFTDRISLAIDGSDRVKRVVERAREEISREALVRTFQLGNASFAGERRELAVDGETLVLTIAREV from the coding sequence ATGAATGGCGGCCCTTCCTCTCGGGAAAAACTCTTCGAACCCGTTCGCCCCGAACTCGATTTCCCCACCGACGAGGCCAAAATCCTCGCTTTTTGGAAAGAACGACAAATCTTCCAAAAGACGCTGAATGCAAGCTCGCGAGCTACCGGGGCATCGAAAGGCACATTCGTTTTCTACGAAGGTCCGCCCACCGCCAACGGCATGCCCCACAACGGACACGTGCTCACACGTGCAGTCAAAGACGTCTTCCCTCGCTACAAAACGATGCGCGGCTACGACGTCCCTCGAAAAGCCGGCTGGGACACGCACGGTTTGCCCGTGGAGGTGGAAGTCGAAAAAGAGCTGCGCATCCACGGCAAAGCCGACATCGAACGTTACGGCGTCGAACCATTCGTCGCGCGCTGCATCGAATCCGTCTTTCGCTACACCGACGCCTGGGAAAAACTCACCGACAAAATCGGCTTCTGGGTCGACCTTCCAGATGCCTACGTCACCTACCACCGCAGCTACGTCGAAAGCGTCTGGTGGTCCCTCGCGAACCTCTATTCCAAAGGCCTGCTCTACAAGGGCGAAAAGGTCGTTTGGTGGTGGGCTCAAGGCGGCACCGCCCTGTCCGCTGCCGAGGTCGGGCAGGGGTACAAAACCGTCGATGATCCCAGCGTTTTCGTGGCGTTTCCCTTCGTCGACGATCCCACGACCGCGCTGTGCGTCTGGACAACCACCCCGTGGACGTTGCCCTCGAACATGTACGCCGCCGTTCGTGCCGACTTCGACTACGTCGTCGTCGATGCAGGCGATCGCAAGCTCGTCATGGCCGAAGGACTGCGTGAATCCATTGCCAAAAAACTCGGCAAAGACTTGCCCATTCTTTCGACCTCCAAAGGTTCGGATCTCGTCGGAAAGAAGTACGCGCCGCCTTTCGACCTATTTGCCGCTTCAGCCAAAGAGCACGAGGCCGTCTACAGCGTCATCACAGCCGATTTCGTCACGCTCGATGCTGGTACGGGCATCGTGCACATCGCTCCTGCGTTTGGCGAAGACGACCATGCCGCACACCGCGCGCTCCTCAAGACAAACCACAACTTGCCCCTCCTTTGCGCCGTAAAACCGGACGGAACGTTCATCGATGCGATGGGCAAGTACGCCGGCCGCTGGGTCAAAGACAGCGACAAGGACCTCATCAAGGACCTCGAGCACGCGGGCAAACTCGTTCATGCTGAAACGTATCGCCACGAATACCCCTTCTGCTGGCGATCGGACGAAGACCCGCTCATCCAATACGCCCGTCCGGCTTGGTACATCCGGACAACCGCACTCATCGATCGCGCGATCGCCAATAACCAAACGGTCAATTGGCTACCCGAGCACATCAAGAGTGGGCGCTTCGGCGACTTCCTTGCCAACAACGTCGATTGGGCTCTGTCGCGCGAACGTTACTGGGGCACGCCGTTGCCCATCTGGGTCAACGACGTCACGGGCTCGATCGAAGCCATCGATTCGGTCGCGACGCTCCGCGGCAAACTCGGCAACAACGTCGCGGAAATCGAGGCGGATCTCGCCAAGACGCATCCCAAGATGGCCGAGCATTTGTTGGTGCACAAACCGTGGATCGACAAGATCACCTTCCAAAAGGAAGGCGAGAAGGGCACCTATCGGCGCGTCGGCGACGTCATCGACTGCTGGTACGACTCGGGGGCCATGCCCTTTGCGCAGTGGGGTTTTCCCCATGCGAAGGGCTCGCACGAAAAGTTCGACCGAGCGTTCCCCGCGGACTTCATCAGCGAAGCGATCGATCAGACGCGCGGCTGGTTCTACTCGCTGCTCATGATCTCCACGCTGGTTTTCGACGAGGAAACGCAGAAGAAGGTGGGTTTGTCCAGGGTCCGAAATTATCCACTCCCGTACGAAACATGCGTGGTGCTCGGACACGTCGGTGATCGCGAAGGCAAAAAGGAAAGCAAATCCAAGGGAAATTACACGCCGCCCGAGATCATCCTCGACCGCGTACGGATGGAGTTCGTCGCAGCGACCGGGGAAAACGCCAAGGTCGGCAGCATCCCCGAAGGGACCGCGTACATCGCTCGCGAGGATTACGAAGGGCTCGATCTGTCGGGCGAAAGCGCGAAAGTGCACCTGTATCGCGGTGATCGCACGGGCCAGGTTTTTCCCATCGAACTGCGCCCCGCCACGGGCAAACTCAAGCTGCCCCGTCGCGTCGTGGCTTTGTCCGACGCAGACATCGCGAAGCTCGGCCTCTCCCCGCATGCCGAACCGCTTCGGATCATGCCGAACGATGTCCCGCGGCTCCCGAAGGACAGCCGCGTGTACGTCGAAGACCCGAGCGCTCCGGCTCCCGGCGCCGACGCGTTCCGCTGGTTCTTCTACGCGTCGTCGCCCCCCTGGACGAACACGCGTCACTCGCTCACGAACGTGCGCGCGACGCAAAAAGAGTTCGCCATCAAGATCCGCAACGTCTGGTCGTTCTTCGTCATCTACGCGAACATCGACGGCTTCAACCCGGCCAAGAAAAACCCCGACGCACGCGGGCTTTCTCCGGCGGATCTCGCGAAAAGCGAAGGCTACAGGCCAGTCACCGAACGAGGGCTCCTCGATCGCTGGTTCCTCTCCGAGCTCGCGCTCGCCACGCGCGACGTCACCCAGCACCTCGACAACTACCGCTTGTACGAAGCCGCGCAGCGCCTCGTTGACCTCGTCGATGCGCTGTCCAATTGGTACGTCCGTCGCTCACGTGCTCGGTTCTGGTCGCCCACGGAAGCTGCATCGGCCGAGGCAGCGCGGGACAAACACGACGCGTATTTCACGCTGTACGAATCGCTCGTGACGATTGCGCGGCTGATTGCGCCGTTCATGCCGTTTTTCGCGGATGAACTGTACCAAAGCCTCGTGCGTGCGCCCTGGCCCGCGTCTCAGCCCGAAAGCGTGCACCTCGTCGCTTGGCCCGAGCCCGACGCCGCGGCCATCGACGAGTCGCTCGCGGTTGAAATGCGCGCCGTACGAGAGCTCGTCAGCCTTGGTTTGCAAGTCCGAACCACGAACAAGCTCAAGGTTCGCCAGCCTTTGTCGCGCGCAGACATCGTCGTGTCGAGCCATTCGATGCGTGCGGCGCTTGCGAAACATGCGGCGCTCATCGCGGAAGAAATCAACGTGCACGAAGTGCGATTCCTCGAACCGGGACAAGAGGGTCAGGCCGTTCGGTACGTGCTCAAACCAAATTTCCGCGCGCTCGGCCCGAAGCTCGGCAAGAAAGTTCAAATTGCCAAACAGATCCTCGCCAAAGCCGACGCAGCGGCTCTTCGCAGCGAGCTCGTGACCAACGGTTCGGTCTCCATCGACATCGACGGTGAAGCCGTTTCGCTCGGCACCGAGGAAATTGAAGTCGTCGTCGAAGCCGGCAAGGACTTCGCGGCTGCAGGCGGCAAAA
- a CDS encoding HRDC domain-containing protein: MTKPPHLLRDWTLVQDVVELAAVVDRASGATTIGIDVEANGLFVYRPRLCTVQLAWEEGERTSIAVIDTLRVDIAALAPLFSATVPIKVLHDLTFDARMLHEHGAPIQNVRDTSVAARLLGLKATGLASVLATELGIVLDKRFQQHDWSRRPLDPAHLDYLANDVAHLLRLDRALMEKIAALDIGAEVEAECAYKLVTALARPRDQRPAYARIKGVQQLDRTGRAVLMHLVAAREDVAERVDVPPFKVIANEVLLELARRRPRSMTDLGRIRGASSGRAGRYVARWIEAIAAGIDAGDVPESDRMLFDPPPFDRQAAMRRREIESKLSAFRRAEAQRRGVDEQVVLPGHCVHELAAILASTSARDSELATRIAAVSGIGAKRAEQYGSALVSLLDTQANAESAFMSDEHDDEPAW, encoded by the coding sequence ATGACGAAGCCCCCTCACCTCCTGCGCGACTGGACACTCGTTCAAGACGTCGTGGAGCTCGCGGCCGTCGTCGATCGAGCAAGTGGCGCGACGACGATCGGCATCGACGTCGAGGCGAACGGTTTGTTCGTCTACCGGCCGCGGCTGTGCACGGTGCAGTTGGCGTGGGAGGAAGGCGAACGAACGAGCATTGCCGTCATCGATACGCTGCGGGTCGACATTGCGGCGTTGGCGCCGCTTTTCAGCGCGACGGTGCCCATCAAGGTGCTGCACGACCTCACGTTCGATGCACGCATGCTGCACGAGCACGGTGCGCCGATACAGAACGTGCGCGACACGTCGGTTGCGGCGCGGCTGCTCGGGTTGAAGGCAACGGGCCTTGCATCCGTGCTTGCGACGGAGCTGGGCATCGTTCTCGACAAACGCTTTCAGCAACACGACTGGTCACGTCGTCCGCTCGATCCGGCGCACTTGGACTACTTGGCCAACGACGTGGCGCATCTGCTTCGACTGGATCGCGCGCTCATGGAGAAAATAGCGGCGCTCGACATCGGCGCGGAGGTCGAAGCGGAGTGCGCATACAAGCTCGTGACGGCGCTGGCTCGTCCACGAGATCAGCGCCCCGCGTATGCACGCATCAAAGGTGTGCAGCAACTGGATCGCACAGGGCGCGCCGTGTTGATGCATCTCGTTGCCGCACGGGAAGACGTTGCCGAACGAGTCGATGTGCCGCCCTTCAAGGTCATCGCGAACGAAGTTTTGCTCGAGCTTGCGCGCAGGCGTCCGCGCTCGATGACGGATCTCGGCCGAATACGTGGAGCATCATCGGGGCGCGCTGGTCGATACGTAGCGCGGTGGATCGAAGCCATCGCGGCTGGGATCGACGCTGGTGACGTGCCCGAAAGTGATCGCATGCTCTTCGATCCGCCACCGTTCGATCGGCAAGCTGCGATGCGACGGCGGGAGATCGAGTCCAAGCTGAGCGCGTTTCGTCGAGCGGAAGCGCAGCGTCGAGGCGTGGACGAGCAAGTCGTGCTGCCGGGGCATTGCGTGCACGAGCTTGCGGCAATTCTAGCATCGACTTCAGCTCGAGATTCGGAGCTTGCGACGCGCATTGCGGCGGTGTCTGGCATCGGCGCCAAACGCGCCGAGCAATACGGCTCTGCGCTCGTGTCGCTGCTCGATACGCAAGCAAACGCCGAGAGCGCGTTCATGTCGGACGAACACGACGATGAACCGGCGTGGTGA